Below is a genomic region from Augochlora pura isolate Apur16 chromosome 2, APUR_v2.2.1, whole genome shotgun sequence.
GAAAACAGGAATGAAACAGAAACTTATTACCTCGACGAGCAGTTTCAACACGCAAAGAGAATAATGTCATCGTTCAAGTTTATCGaagtttttctgttttatcgcGCATAGCGTTGCCACGTTTTCTCTTATAACCAATTCCCAAATGTCAACTggaaatcgttaaaattaaagctATTACATTTCATTGCCCCGCCGCCGATTTCACTCGATGAAAATATACGAAACATATTCGAGGCTTGTTTTTCTTCATTACTCATTCTTAGCGGACAGGGAaagttttagaaataaattaacgctCAGGAAAATATGCTTTCCGGATGtgcattttgtaatttttggcAACAAGCATCGAACATTTTTCACACAAAGATTTTGCTTTAACGAAGGATTTTAAAAATCCTCCTCAAATATAGCATTCCcacaattaaacaattctgattatttaattccttaattcctaaaattcttttcctgttttatatttaattcgttcATTATTGTCACAAATGCatgaaattcgcagtctaataattaccCACCATAAGAACACCGTTATAACGAACTTCCGGTCctttcattaatattcagaaacgtgcaatattttattgcacatCCAATGGAAAATCTCGAGTTCCTCGAAAGTCCTTCGATCTCGGCGGAGCCGGCAGATCAGCTGTTTCGCTCGATCAATATTTTCGATGCCCCGGAGCTACACCATCACTATCACGTGACCGCATTTCAGCGTTGAGCATTCACCTTGCGAGGCGAGTGCACGTGTACTcggcgaatttttcgaatcgattttccCGGTAATCGGGACCTCGTgcaaaaaaaacgaaaaaataaagaaaccgTATTTCACAACATCTTATCTGTTTTGTGAAAGGCGTCGGCTCACGCGCATTCCATTTCCGAAAACGGTAAAAAACTAGagcataaaaaataattacatacaatCGTCAGACGAAAACGAGCGTATGATTTTGAGTTGTTATTTAACGGTGGCTGATTAACTGtttttactttcttcttttttttcaaacgagTGTTTACAACCTTGTAAATGGTCACTGGCACCGGTAGCTGCTTACTAGTCGATTCAGAGAAGAAGGAATGTTCGAACTCGACGTGtcgtgtatttatttattgattgtaCTGGAACTTACTCATTAGTTCTAAAGTTACGAAAAAGAAGATAACAATACAGAGGTTTAGAATGACTTGATACAGAGTTAAagtaataatagaatagtATTTTAGACTTCGAGAGGTGGAATTCAGTTTCTTATCGTCTCGGTAAATACAGAGAAAAACGGAGCAGTCTCGAGAAGATCTCGATATCTGTTTACTAGATTTTAGATTCTAATGACATGTTTTCGGATTATTGAGGAATGACCTACAAACACACGCGGGATGCTCTGACAAACAAACACACACAATTTACATTCTTTCCAGTTGACATCACAGGGTCATTGTGATCGTTGTGTTTACGGTACTTCTAAATAAGTTTCCTTATCCCCATTTCAAGCAAGCGTACGATTCCAGTGTGAGCGGCACGCTGTGCGAGACAATGTTTCGTAATACGTACAGCGTGTCCGAAAAATAAGGACACCGGCTTTTGCTTCCCAGTCAATGAAGCACGCGATCCTGCGTAAAGTGGACCGTGCACGTTGTCAATTATCGTGCGAgttgtacaattttctttgctaCGTCGTCGGAGAATGGCAGTGCGACGGGACCGTCGTACGACGCGATCATGTTTGGCCTTAGCACGGTCATAAAATCTGTTGTATTGTAGGTCGCACGTACGACGAATCAGTTGTAACGATTTTCTCAGCGATTTCGCGtcgaaacagaaatattaacccCTCGTCCTGCGATTTGTACGTAATCAAGTTTGCAACCTGCTGGTTAACCGTGATTAACGGTGGCTAATCATTTGAAGAAcaaaggaaattatttaatttcagagAAGGAACATCTACGAATCGATGAATCAATAATTGTTGTTCCTTTGGAAATATTGGTTGGTAACTACTCGACATGAATCGCCGGGACAAACGAGTTCTTGCTTTCACTGAATAGATAAgcgttgaaaataaataaagaagaaagtttatttgttattgttacaaatctaaaaattaatattaagtttaCAAATGGGAATACGCGAATTAAGCGATTATGTGATATAAGGTATGAAAAATCGTATATctgtacaatattaaaatcttaaCATATTAGATAAAGATTTTCAAATTGGAATGATTCCAAACTTTATTCACTTATTCGCACCATAAACTCATAAAACCTGCAGTCTAGTCActataatttatcaaaagaTATTCGTACGTCCCCCCTTTGTAATCAATACCATGTGAACAACGTCTGCTCTTTGTACacagtaaatataaacatCCGGTTGCTCGTTAGTTCAGCTGTATCGCTATTATTCAAAACCTAGCGTCAATTAAGGCTGGAAGAATTAACGAGCAACAGCAgtcgaatttgaattttcgaaatacgCGGGACATAGGAATGACAAGCTCGTGTATCAGTATTTCATAACTTCTACACATGTACGCGCTTTCATGCAAATGATGTCGAGTGAAAGGTAGCGTGATATTCGAGTTGTCAGGTTTACtcaatgatttttcaaatcataACGTACGCGACAATCATTTTCAAATGAGGTCCTGACGGTATCGATCCGTCGGATCGATTGCCTCAAAAACGAGAAACGCCGTCGCGCTGTTCCAACCGATTTTGTCAGATACACCACGTCCCCTTTTGATTCTATTACCGATAATAGGTCTCCAGAGCAATTCATAAAAGGAAGCGTTGATaaactttaaacatttaagtaCGACAATAACGTTGGTCTAACTGCCGCACACCAGTTCCGCAGAAGCTGCAATGCACTTCGGGTAATTGTGCGATGAAGATTTAACGTTACAACACGTTCGCAAATCGACATTTCAAGACGTAATTACATATTCCATTGGCTACCATTGTCCGGccaattttcctatttcgCAGAAACATGCGAACGAGGGCATACACACAGCAATTACGTCCGCGAAGTCATGAGTGCATCGGAGTTGACTGCTAAAACGAGAGGTCATCGGCAGTTTCTCGGCAAAAAACCTGTTGCTTCGCGTTACGTTGTCTTCGAGTTTAATCTTTATCGCGGCTGTACAGCAACAGTGTCGATCGAAAAATGAAGTCCCGGGCTAAGTTTGCGAAATCGACAATAGATCGTCCGGTGATCCgcgtagaaatatatttggaaaaaCCCTATAACTGTCTAACATCACCGAGCTCACGATCCTGGACTTGATCGTACTAGATCctgataaaatttcgaaaagccAAGAAGCAGTTGGACGCGTGACATTTTCCCGTAAATAAACAGATCGACGATGTCGTCCGACGATTTACGGCGGGTGGTGTTTGACTGAGTCAAAAATCATCGTTAAGATTTCACCGATAACTTCGAACACGGTTGGGAATGGTAATTGACGGAAAGGCACACTCGTAACCGTCAATCACCGTGTACGAAGCTCTTTATCACGAAACGCGGTCCCTCAACTTTCCGTCGGGGGTATCATGCTTTTCCGCGAATCAACACTTACCGGGGGCAGCTAATCCTGGCTGTGGCACAACAAACACTTGGTAAGCACAATAAGGACGACATAACCCGCGCACCAAACTAAACCGGCCATATTGTTTACTGGAACAGTATTTGGTCGTGTGCCCGCTTTCACTGTTTTGCGGATCTACCGTGGAAACGACGAAAACACTATCTGTTGTTCAATCGAGTTAACTTTCTCAACGCTCCGACCGCATCGATAACCGTTCGTGAATTAAAGAACCAACCTCTACCGACAGACACGTCTCGCGAATTGTGGAGTTCGCTTGAATCCGAAGGGAGCGTTGTTGTCGTTGTGGTAGTTTCAGCGTTTGCTGTttactaattggcgctgtactgACTCTGTACAGAGGTTCCAGATTTTGCCGCAAAAGTCGCTACTATTATCTAAGTTGTTCCCTCATaattaagttttatatttcatggTTAACATTTAAACTAGTacagtttatttatagttaaatttgatatatttcatATCCGTTACTATTGGATTTTCGTTGTGCATTActtctgttataaaaatatattgatttactAGTTAAGATtaagatattgtaaaatacattACAAATTCATTCTTCCTTTATTCCTACTTTCCTTTGTTTGCCACTTGGATATTATTTGGTGTGtgaattatattgaattgatGACAcaggaaagaaataatttgtcatattttataataggagcgacgaagaaaggaaaatactttatataaaattcatagacTCGAAAAGAAAGATACTGTACAATATAGACAGTTTTTTTacacaaatgaaatattaaaataattagggTAATTGATAACTTTTGTAAAAAAACAAATGTTAGATTATagattaataaagtaaaatgttataattagtatataagATATGTTAAGAGAATGTACATGTatgtactatatattataatacaatgtttATGGTTCAGTaaatctagaattattttcttatattgtttaataaaatagaaatagttgTGTCGAATTTGATCACAAACTAGGTATACATACAAGTGGACCTAGCATACACTTTGTCTGTAATTTCGTTGTAGCTTGAATCAAAAGGGgtcaaaattatttgctcTGTATacttgcaataataaattacacgcGTGTTTATGCGTACTGTCGTGCTACCGCGCAACTCCAAGTGCGACAGCGCTGTAATACCTGCAGTATTATCAATAGAAATTGGAGCGCCGTTCAAGATGTTAGATTAGCAaagttacattaatatatgTCAAAGATAATTCCCTTAAAGTTAGTTTGTTTATTCGTTTGTTAAGTTGTTTGaaggattaaataattgaataccATAGCTGTGTACAAATCCAAACTCGAAACTAGCTGTCTGAAACTTTTAACTTATACGCGAAAGAGAATCTAGAAATGTAAAACTGTAGTATAATCGAAAATAGCACAGATCATGAAAGAAAAAACCAATCTACTTACCAATCCACCTAACAGAATTTTGGGGTTGTACTTCGCTCATTTTGTTTCGAACGATTCAAATTCCTGGATCATTGGTGTATGTACCTTCCACACAGTTTTCTTGCATTCTATGTTTTGGCGGGCTTTCGGCACCGGGTATAACGTATGTAGTACGATACATCACTATGCATACGTCTCCAACACCAATAATTACTGAGCTTCAATAGAAAGATAGGACCATTGATAAATCAACAGTGAGTtgaaagattttaattttttaataagatacATTTTACACGAGATTTGCTTACTTTCGTTCAACCTCCTTGCACATCGgtgtttttctttctcaaaGCCTGCGCACATTAGACTATGCAACATGATGGCGGAAAGTGGGGGTAGAAATCGACCACTTTAGATACTAATGTAAGCTTATATGTGTTGAACAAGGTCGTGCAACTTATGtaagtaaacaaaatttcttgtTGATACAAAATGTGTGCATGTGCTTCATTATTATCGGATTGAGAGCAGATCTGACAAGCAAATCTTGACCACGGAGTAATCGAGTAAATATTccattctttattataaataacttttcgAAACCACGTAAGAAGCTTTGAGAAATAACTGAACATTTCTGTTTAAAGTTTCTAGATCTTATCTTTGTTTTTGCAAACGTTGCTTTCGTACCTTcacgttaaattaattcaagtcTTTGACTCTTGGCGCTACTGTCTTGATATCTTAAGATGTCACCATCGTCTTAAACAGGTTAACACGAAGATAGTATTTAAGTCACGaaagtttcaattaaaaaatgtaaaatagtaatatttattcataatattttgtaattattgatttcgTATAAACATCTGGTACGTTAATCCTGTTTAATTTACAAAGCAACTTATTTGTTAGAGTAAACTCAGAGTTGACTTTAATGTTTTAGTACTGATTATAGCTTAGTATTTCTGGTTTTCAGAAATAACTATAATGTCACGCCAGAAATTTCACAATGAAAATCATCCCATCGGGGAGGATACAAGAATTGCTGtgaatttaacaattaagaaattattggagACACCAGATCAGAAAGAAGTACAGTTTCCATCTTCTTATACGGCAGAAGAAAGAAactatattcataaatttgcATATGATCTTGGCTTAAAATCTAAAACTAGAGGGTAAGTAAAATATGCTGTAAGTTTTATTAAGATTCTGTTGCAGctacaatttctttctcttttagtAAATGTCCAAATCGTTTTGTGACGGTTTACAAGAGAGAAGGTTCAACTATAGTACAAGCAGAtgctgtaataaaattacaaaaacaatCAAGtcaaagtatttataatttattgcaaagtTTTCCGCTGAATCACAAGGAATGTCAAGATTTACTGCCACCTGTTGAGCGTGAAAGGCCTCTTAATACAGatggtattaatattagttttcatttttattttcataaacaatattcaataattaagaagtttattattttcagtttctGTGAATACAAATACTAAAGCTATGGGTAGATTAAACAACAGTGTACCTCAAGTACCACAATTGAAAACTAATCTTGATATCTTAAACTTCCGCAAGTCCCTTCCAATTTTTAGTGTTAGAGAAGATATTCTTAATGCATTGAATACCAATGATGTCGTGATTATAGGAGGTGAAACTGGTTGTGGCAAAACTACCCAGGTTCCTCAATTTATACTTGAAAATTGCCAACAAAGGCATCAACCttgtagaataatttgtaCTCAACCAAGAAGACTATCAGCTGTTTCTGTGGCTGAAAGAGTAGCATTTGAAAGGGACGAAAAGATTGGCCAAACATTTGGCTATCAAATAAGACTTGAGAGTAGAGTGGCTCCAAAAACACTTTTAACTTACTGCACTAACGGTGTATTACTCAGAACTCTTATGGCAGGTGACTCTGCTTTAAGTACCATGACACATATTATTGTAGACGAAGTACACGAGCGTGACAGATTTTgtgattttcttttaattgctCTAAAGGATGCACTGATGAAGCACAGCTCTTTAAAACTCATACTTATGAGCGCTACAGTGGACgtcaatatttttgtcaaatattttagaaagtgtGCAGTCATCAGTGTAAAGGGTAGAACATTCGATGTAGATACATATTACCTTGaagatattttgaaaataactgGATACATGACAGAAGGAATGCTTGCTTCAAAAGAGAAGcttatgaaaaaaaatgatgtGCATAAAATTTTAGAGTCTTGGATTCAATACAAGCCTCAACAATCAAGTTCAAGTACAATGAATGAAAGGTCTCGGTTACCTACTGCAGTTTTAGATCAACAGTGTGAACCGGTTTCAGAGAAAGTAAAATTGGTACCATGGTTAATAGAAGAAATGGATAAATGTATTTCTGATGCATGGTTACAGGGTGGTGAAGAACATTTCTCAcagcttttatattttatactttctaAAAATGTGTCTGTAGACTATCAACATTCCATTACGTCTTCAACTCCACTTATGGTCGCTGCAGGTAGAGGATGCTTGAGTACTACGGAACAACTTTTAAATTTAGGtgcaaatttaaatttacgaGCTGCTAATGAGTGGATTGCGTTAGACTGGGCGAAAAATATGAATCAAACTGAATGCGCTGAGTTGATAGAAGCCTATATGAAATCTGACCATTGTTCATTACAAGACAACGCAATAGTACAAGCAAAAGATGCATCACTTTCAGAAGAAGATAAACTTTTGTTAGATGCTTACCAGCATACATTTGATGACAACAATGTAAATTACGATCTTCTCCTACAATTGATTATGTACATTCATTTGAAAATGCCGCCTGGTGCCCTTTTAGTATTCTTGCCAGGATATGACGATATTGTTACTGTGAgagaaatgataaataatgaagagaaagaaatgaatCAGAATTTACGATATGTTTTGTATGGCCTGCATTCTAATATGCAAACTTGTGATCaaaagaaagtatttaaaCCAAGTCCACAGGGAActaggaaaattattctttcaacGAATATAGCGGAAACAAGTATTACAATTGATGATGTTATCTATGTAATTGACTCGGGTAAAGTCAAAGAAAAATCTTTTGATGCACTATCAGGAGTGTGC
It encodes:
- the LOC144477096 gene encoding 3'-5' RNA helicase YTHDC2, which produces MSRQKFHNENHPIGEDTRIAVNLTIKKLLETPDQKEVQFPSSYTAEERNYIHKFAYDLGLKSKTRGKCPNRFVTVYKREGSTIVQADAVIKLQKQSSQSIYNLLQSFPLNHKECQDLLPPVERERPLNTDVSVNTNTKAMGRLNNSVPQVPQLKTNLDILNFRKSLPIFSVREDILNALNTNDVVIIGGETGCGKTTQVPQFILENCQQRHQPCRIICTQPRRLSAVSVAERVAFERDEKIGQTFGYQIRLESRVAPKTLLTYCTNGVLLRTLMAGDSALSTMTHIIVDEVHERDRFCDFLLIALKDALMKHSSLKLILMSATVDVNIFVKYFRKCAVISVKGRTFDVDTYYLEDILKITGYMTEGMLASKEKLMKKNDVHKILESWIQYKPQQSSSSTMNERSRLPTAVLDQQCEPVSEKVKLVPWLIEEMDKCISDAWLQGGEEHFSQLLYFILSKNVSVDYQHSITSSTPLMVAAGRGCLSTTEQLLNLGANLNLRAANEWIALDWAKNMNQTECAELIEAYMKSDHCSLQDNAIVQAKDASLSEEDKLLLDAYQHTFDDNNVNYDLLLQLIMYIHLKMPPGALLVFLPGYDDIVTVREMINNEEKEMNQNLRYVLYGLHSNMQTCDQKKVFKPSPQGTRKIILSTNIAETSITIDDVIYVIDSGKVKEKSFDALSGVCMLTCNWISQACAKQRKGRAGRCRKGICYRLFSSSRYNNMQPYQTSEILRLPLQELCLFTKHLAPANTPIAEFLDRAIEPPTSIVTRNSVQLLKTIDALDPWEDLTELGSHLLDLPVEPRLGKMLLYAVVLKCLDPVLTIVCSLAYKDPFVLPSQPSLKGAVNVARKRFATNTYSDHMAVLRAFQGWQNARASGKERSFCEQNFISAAVMEMVFGMRTQLLGQLRASGFVRARGPGDIRDLNSNSENWAVVKAALAAGLYPNLIRVDREHMQLRTQKEVKVFLHPSSTLRDYSKSSKTEFSQTHAAYVESLPCEWLLYEEMSRTGRFCHARMVTLVNPLTVALFCGPSRLSMDVIYEAETAPESESDSEVDENNEGTIFKLDDWVVFKLDPETAQFFLHLRRKWNALFLRRMKTPNKAMSQLDEKVVSTVVSVLTNEEQACGLQQPSGIGQRPRPSIVDYYPANPRRTDDFVERNF